ATCTTGCTGTTATTGCTGGTGGGTTTAAATGCTTGAGGGTTCTCAAATTGCAGAATTGTAAAGGTAAATTCATGATTGTGCAATTCTTAGTAGCTTCTGTTTTGTTGATTAAATGGTTGTGTTGGATTTGAATTCTAGTGATTTAGTTGATGTAAATATCAAGTTTTATTCATATGTTGTCTGTCTCTAACATGATGATACAATGAAGGAGACTGATCTTGGCTTAAAAAGTTGATTGCGCCCTGGGATCACAGAGTGTCTTGTTAGCCTCTTGAACTTAAAGTAATCTATTAGCCACCTTAATTTGTTTAGAGTGACATATTGTCTCAGTGAACTTGCTTACATTGGCCTATTGTCCCAGAATTTGCTTAAATTGAtataaatttcaatttgttcaaaTCCAATCATGTTCCCTACGTGGACTTAGGAAGCTAATCATGTCAccttaagcaagtttaggggagCTGGCGAGATACTTTGTAAGTTCAGGAGTCCAATCAACTTTTTGGACTAAGTTTATGTGGCTTCTAATGTATAAAGCGGACTGAATTTGAATCATAGGAAACTGGAATTGGTTTGAAAATCTAGTGACTCTAACTTTGAAATTGACTTATCAACGCCTTGAAGTTGCTTAGAGTGTCATAATTAACCCTCTAAGTCAAGTCCTACGTGTCAGAGGAATTGGATATTTGGACTAGTTGAGGCGGTTATCAGTTAAAATTGACTGATTAACCCCTTGAAGTTGCTTAGAGTGATATAATTAACCCCCCAAGTCATGTCGGACTTGATAGAGCAAGTGGAGATTTAGACTACTTGAAGAACTTATCAGTTTAAGTAAATTTAAAGGTCCATTaggtcattttaagcaagttcagggggcaataGGTCTAAAATACCTAACAGTCATCTTTAAGGAGTGAATCGGTCGTTTTTTAAGTTCGTGGGCCAATCGACTTTTATAGGCAATTTGGAGAGGCTGTGTATATATTTAATTAGACCTTTGAATTTCATCTTACCTCTTAGCCATGCCATTATGCATTTGACTGATTAACCCCTTGAAGTTGCTTAGAGTGGCATAATTAACCTCCTAAGTCAAGTCCTCCATGGCAGAGCAAGTGGAGATTTAGACTAGTTGAAACGCTTATCAGTTTGAGCAAGTTTAAGGGCCCAATAggtcattttaagtaagtttagggaGGCTATAGGTCTTAGAGACCTAACTGGTCAtgtttaagcaagtttaagaaGTGAATCGGTCGTTTTTTAAGCTCCAGGGCAATTGGCCTTTATAGCCAATTTGGAGAGGCTGTGGCCATTGAATTTCATCTTCCCTCTTAGCCATGCCATTACGCATTTGACGGATGAACCCTTAAAGTTGCATTGAGTGACATAATTAACCCCCTGAGTCAAGTCTTATGTGGCAGGGCAAGTGGAGATTTAGACTAGTTTTATCAGTTTAAGCAAGTTAAAGGGCCCAATAagtcattttaagcaagttcagcgGGGCAATAGGTCTAGGAGAGCTTACAGATCAtgtttaagcaagtttaaggaatGAATAGGTCGTTTTTCAAGTTAGCGCGCAATCGGCTTTTAATGCCAATTTGGAGAGGCTGTGCATATATTAGGCCTTTGAATTCATCTTACCTCTTAGCCAGGCCCCTTGAAGTTGCTTAGAGTGGCGTAATTAACCCTCTAAGTCAAGTCCTACTTGACAGAGCAAGTGGAGATTTGGACTAGTTGCCGCGCTTATCagtttaagcaagtttaagggtCCAACAGGTCAtgttaagcaagttgagggaaGCAATAGTAGGTCTAATAGACCTAACAGGTCATGTTTAAACACGTTGAAGGAGTGAATCGGTCGTTTTTGAAGTTCCTTTCCTCtgttttaagcaagtttaagggtCCAGTaggtcattttaagcaagttcagggggcaataGGTCTTAGAGACCTAACAGGTCATGTGTAAGCAGGTTTAAGGAGTGAATCGGTCGGAAGCAAGTTTAAGGGGCAATAGGTCTAAGAGGCCTAACATGTCATGTTTAAGCACATTTAAGGAGTGAATCGgcctttttaaagttcattGCCACtgttttaagcaagtttaagggcCCAATaggtcattttaagcaagttcagggggcgaCAAGTCTAAGAGACCTAACATGTCATGTCTAAGTAAGTTTAAGGAGTGAATCGGTCGTTTTTTAAGTTCGGGAGGCAATCGACTTTTAaaattctttcttgtttattcCTTACCTCTGTGGCTGAACGTGTTTCTGAATCGGAGAGAAGTCTGCAATGAAATTCTAATGCAGTTTTAGGTTGCCTCAATCATCTTGTTTTTATTATCTTGATCATGTTTACTCTGTATATTCCTTATATTCAGCATTTCTTTTGTACTCCAGGTATTACGGATAGCGGAATGCGGTCAATCGGATGCAATCTTTCTTCACTACAGTCTTTGGATGTATCCTATTGCAGAAAACTGACAGACAAGGGATTATCTGCTGTCACTGAGGGTTGTACAGATCTTCGGAGTCTCCATCTTACCAATTGCAGATTTATTACCGATGAATTGTTGAAATCGCTCTCCAAAAACTGCCGTGATCTACAGGAGTTAGGCCTCCAAGGATGTCCAAACATAACAGACAACGGCCTTACAGATCTCGTTAAAGGTTGTCGCCGGATCCAGTTCTTAGACATCAACAAATGCAGCAATGTTGGAGACATCGGGATTTCCAATCTTTCGAAGGCCTGCTCGTCTTATCTCAAGACACTGAAGTTGTTAGATTGCTACAGAGTTGGGGATGAATCCATAACATCTGTAGCCAAATTCTGCAATAATCTCGAGACCCTTATAATCGGTGGCTGTCGAGACGTCTCTGATGTATCTATGAAATCATTAGCCTCGGCCTGTAAGAATAGTTTGAAGATTTTGCGGATGGATTGGTGTTTAAATATTTCAGACTCTTCATTGAATTGTATCCTCAACGAATGCAGAAGTCTCGAGGCTCTCGACATCGGTTGCTGCGAGGAGATCACAGATGCTGCATTTCGAGGTTTAGGAACTGCAGAAACTGAACTGAAGCTGAAGGTTCTGAAGGTCAGCAACTGTCCGAAGATAACCATAACCGGGATAGCCATGCTATTGGGGAAGTGCAAGGCTTTAGAATACCTTGATGTGAGGTCTTGCCCTCATGTTACAAAGTCCGGTTTTGACGAGGCTGGTTTGCAATTCCCTGAATTTTGTAAAGTAAATTACACAGGCAGCTTAAATGAACCGGACGTTCTAGTTTGAGACTCTGGGCATTTTGCTGTTAGATATTAGTTGAAGGTGTTTCTCAATCCGAGCTATACACTTTATATCTATCGTTTGGagtaaaacaagaaaaagcgACTTAAAAAAGGAGAACCGAACGGACATTCAGAATGCCATGGATTGAGATTATGGAGAAGATTTATGTTTTGTGAGATGTTGATATATATTTCTCTGGTgattacttttatttattttttatttttggtttttgctCTGTTTCTTAATGGTGATGTTAAGATGTTAATTATCTTTGTATATTtatgggtaaattccaaaaaaaaaaaacattgtgattacacttttttttttttttttttttttttttttttttttaatatctctATGGCTTTTGTTTGCGATGAttgaggtttttgctttgctaaaaatgataattttttagtttgacATTATAAAAGTGATCGTTAATGatcttaaaattgaaaattataaaattatacggATTAGAGAGATTTCGGTGTTTGGTTAGGTAATTACTATTGTTGTTTTATActtgaaaaacaattttttttttgggcttaatacattatttgtctTTCGAACTTGTCCAAAAGCTTGATTGTCCctttaaactttcaaagtgtctagATAGCTCAtctgaatttgcataaaataaaatGTTCATTTAGTCTCCTAAACTTacgtaaaaataataaattaatcactcggttgtaaaaaaataagttaaatgtggaattGCACGTGCggtagaatgttattacataatttacaaaatagataaaataaaagttcttacttgttcaactataatgctttttctttctctaatattagaatcgcataTCCTGACATtaatcgttttactttttaaagATGCGTGTAACATAAGCTTCgaatttaacttactttttttacaaccgagtgattaattgattacgttttaagcaagtttatgggctaactgaacattttatataagttcaAGGGTCTATCGGAAcaatttgaaagttcaggagccaatcaagttttttggacaagttcaagggtaaatgatgtattaagcattTTTTTTGTTCTAACAGGAGTGAATTCTtcattttttagaaaaacagtttgtAAAATGTAATCGCAAATCGTAACAACAAATAACAGGTAAAATAAACGGGATCTTAAAGATATTTAGTACCATATCCtgcttggattttttttttttactgacaTGCAAATGATAAAAAGTCGCTCATAatggttttttttctttccgaATTTACCCTTTATGATCCTACTTTCTCTTtatctttttattaactttaatCATGTGGTTAGTATTTTTTGTTTGGTttctgttttattttatttttaattcagATGCAtctaattattaaattaaaattgtataaaGAAGGCAACTTTGTAATGCACTTATTGCTAGTATTAAATGAATGATTCCATAAATTATTCCTGATGCTAAGAGAATATTCTGGTGTCTGCCAACTCAATGATTTGGAGAGATAATTTGATTGAtacaattatcatttttcttacATTTATATTATCTAATATAAATGAGGACCGAACCGAGATATAGTGTCTCGTGGTGCTTTCGTTAACCTTTGCCGGTTATAAAGAGCAATTAGAATAGGTAGAGGCAGCAATCGATAACTAAAGATGGTGACTAGCACTAGGCGACGATTCGAGGTCTCAAATACACGACAATTCAAACAGTGATGGAACCATGATATAGTGTCTCGCGGTGCTCCGTTAACCTTTAGCGGTTATAAAGAGCGATTAGAATCGGTAGAGGCAGCAATCGACAACTAAAGATGGTGACTAGCTCTTGTACAAATGAAAAGATCAGATAGAAGAAAGAAAACAGAAATTCATCTTATTGAAATATAGTGTGATGATTACAGGTATATATAGACCCTGTATCAGTCATACAAAAAGTGTGAGTTTAGTTTGCCACATCAGCAAACTAAATATCACAATACAATACAAATTTTGTTCTATTTAATCTACACTTCCCTCTCAAGCTTGTGATTCTGCAAATCGCATTCCAAGCTTGTATAAAACTGATAACATAAAAGAACTAGTTATAGGCTTTGTAAGGAAGTCAGCAAGTTGTAGCTTTGTATGAACATAAGGAGTATCTATGAACCCATTCACATACTGGTCTCTCACAATATGACAATCAATGTCAATGTGTTTTGTTTGTTCGTGGAACACTGGATTAGCAGCTATATATATAGCTGATTGATTGTCACAGTGTAATGGTATTGGCAGCTGAACTGGTATTTTAAATTCTCCAAGTAGAAAACTTAACCATTTGAGTTCACATACGGTTGTAGCCATAGCTCTATATTCTGCCTCTGCAGAAGAACGACTTACAGTGGACTGTTTCTTGGATTTCCAGGATATCAGTGCCTTTCCTAGCAAGATGCAATATCCTGTAACAGATTTTCTAGTTATCTTGCATCTCCCCCAATCAGAATCACAATAACTGCTAATTGTCAATTCATTTTCTGTAGGATAAAACAATCCTAGCTTAACTGTTCCTTTTAAATACTTTAGCACATGTAGTGCTATTTGCATATGAACTTCAGTAGGAGCATTCATGAATTGGCTAAGCTGTTGTGTGATAAAAGAGATATCTGGCCTAGTAAAGCCTAGATAAAGTAATCTGCCCACTATTCTTCTGTATCTTTCTGGTTTAGAACAAAAATCTGAATTATCATCAAACTTAAAACGTGTAGGCATAGGGCTGGAAACTTCTTTAGTTTCAGTTAAACCTGCATCTGCAATTAACTCAGAAATGTATTTCTGTTGAGATAAGAACAGACCATCATAAGATCTTGCCAACTCCACTCCCAAGAAGAATTTTGCATAGCCTAAATCTTTAATGGTAAAAACTCTGTCCAACTCCTTTTTCACTTCATCAATTAGAACCTCCGAAGATCAAGTGATCAAtgcatcatcaacatatattacAATCACAAGGAAATTAGTTGCTGTAGTTTTAGTAAACAAACAATAATCATGATATGACTTTGTaaaacccaattcaagcaaCTTATTTGTGAATTCCTTATACCATTGCCTCCCTGCCTGTTTCAATCCATAGAGTGACTTATTTAACTTGCAAACTTGTCCTGATTTAGCCTTACTGTACCCTTCTGGTGGCTCTAAATAAATCTCTTCATCCACAAAACCATGTAGATATGCATTATTGATATCTACTTGGTGAATTGGCCACCCTTTCGCTGCAGCAATAGCAAGAAAAGTTCTAACCGTAACCACTTTAGTCACCGGAGAAAAACTCTCAGTATAATCAACTCCATATTTTTGTTTATACCCCTTAGCAACCAGCCTGGCCTTGAACCTTTCCACAGACCCATCTGACTTGTACTTCACATGAAAAACCCATCTAGAGGTGATAGTGTTCTTGCCATAAGGTAAGGTTGTAAGAGTCCAAGTGTTATTCTGCTCAAGGGCTGTGAGTTCAACATCCATAGCAGCAATCCAAGCAGGATCCTTCTTAGCTTCAACATAAGTTTGAGGTTCCTTGACTTTGGAAATCTGAGTTAGGAAAGCATGATAATGAGGGGTAAAAGTCACTTGAGAAAGATTACTACTAGTGTGAGCTGCATTAACAATGAAATCATTATGCCACAAAGGTGGTTTATGAGGTCTCATTGATTGTCTTACAGGAGGTTGAATAGGAGATTGTAAAGTAGAGGAGGATTGAGGAGAAACAAGAATTTTTGATGAAACTGATTTATGGGACATAACTGGAGTAGAAGAATCAGTATGTGAAATATTATCATTTTTGAaagaaggaagtgaagaagaagaagcagaaggTATAGGAGAGGAATCTGAGATAGAAGGATTAGGAAGAGGTATGATAATGGGGTCTGCAAGTGAGACATTGGGAGAAGCTAATAAAGGTGGAGTCTCATTTTGAAAAGGGAAGATTGATTCATAGAATTCAATATCCCTGGAAACACAAAACTTTTGTGTATCTAAGTTAAGGACCTTAAAACCCTTTTGCCCAGGGGCAACTCCCATATAGATTGCTTTATAGGCCCTGACCTCAAACTTAGTTTTATGAGGTTTAGTATTGGTTATGTAACAGAGACAACCAAAAACTTTGAATTTCTCTAAGCTAGGTTGTTGACCTGTCAAGATGAACAAAGGACTCTTCCACTTGAGAATTCGAGTAGGAAGAACATTGATTATATGAGTGGCATGAAGAATAGCTTCCCCCCAGTATTTATGTGACAGATGACCTTGTTGTAGCAATGCTCTTGCAATTTCAGCAAGATGTCTATGCTTGCGTtccacaaccccattttgttgtggtgtgTGGACGCAAGTTCTCTCATGTAGAATTCCATAGGAACCAAAGACTTGTTGTGTGTTCCTACTGATGAATTCAGTACCATTGTCGGATCTGACTCTCTTGACAGATGTAGCAAACTGAACTGaaatcatttttaaaaaattatccaaCAGAGTTGCAACTTGGGATTTGTGATGAAAAAGCAAAGTCCAGGTAACTCTAGAAAAGTCATCAACAATAGTTAGCACATATCTTTCCCCTTTAGTTGCTGGTGTGCTATAAGGACCCCAGACATCAATGTGTAGAAGTTCAAAACAAGATAATGTTTTAATTGAACTATTAGGAAAAGTCTTTCTAGTTTGTTTAGCAGTATGACAAACTTCACAGACTGATACATGAGGAATAGAATTAAAACCAAACAGTTTAGCTAAAGTGCCAAAGGCTACATGTCCTAGTCGAAGATGCCAGATATCATTAACATTGGAATCtctaatgtgattaacatataGTTGAGAAGCACTAACATACTGCTGCAAAATACTCTGATGAAATGATGCCTGATGTAAGATGTAGAGTCCATTTTGGTAAAATCCAACTGCCAATATATGATTAGAGTCCTGGTCCTGTAGCACACAATGTGAAGTATGAAACTGAATTAATATTTTACTATCAGTCAATAACTGGCCCACTGAGAGAAGATTGAATTCAAAACTTGGCACATAAAGTACGTTTTGTAACTTGAGATCATTGCTCAGAATCACAGTGCCTTTGACGAGCACTTGTTGCTCTTGTCCATCAGGCAAATACACATTTCTGGAATGCGTTAACTTCTCTTGATGAGAGAATAATTTCAGGTTATTACACATATGTGTAGATGCTCCTGAATCTACTATCCATACAGTTGATGAAGAATTATGTGTGTGCACAGATAAAGCAACATCAGAAAACTTACCACTAGATGCAAAAGCTGTGAAAGCAGGCTTGGTATCTGTATTTGCTTTACCTCGAAGAAGTCTGGCTAACTCCTTCTGAACAAGCTTCATAACTCCCTTCTCCATAGTTTTATTTCCTGCAAAACATTCTTCATCACTCTCAACATCACTATTGTCATCCAGAGGTGTCTCTATGTCACGTGCATTTGCAAAAGCAACAGTTGCTGATTTCGTGCCGGAACTAGAACCACTACTATTAGCAGTATTTGCTGGGGTACTTCCAGGTTTCTTCCCCTTGTACCAATCAGGAAATCCATGGAGTAAGAAACATTCTTCCTTCACATGCTTGTGGCGTTTGCAATGAGTGCAAAACTTGTCTTGTTTATCTTCTCTTGAATTAGGAAATTGCTTTTTCTTGCGAGGATCTGGCTTGGATGAACTCTGTTTGAAATGTCCTTGTGCCACAGCATTAACAAAATCAACCTGATTATCTGCGACATATCCTCTCTGTGTTTCCACTCTTTGAACCATCGAATAAGCATTATTGATATGTGGAATTGGATCCATCAACAATATTTGATTGCTAACATGTTCATACTCAGGATTCAAACCTGATAAGAATTGCATCACCCGATTAGTTTCACATTGAGTCTGAAACAGAGATCTAGATCCTCCACAATCGCAATTCTGAAAAGGTTGTAATATTGAAATTTCATCCCATAAGCGCTTCAATTTCATGAAGTAAGACGATATGGAGTGACTGCTTTGAATGACTTTGCTAAGCTCTTGTTTCAGATGGAAGAGCTGCAATCCGTTATGTTCTCCAAATCGCTGTTGCAGTTCAAGCCAAAGTGCTCGAGCAGAAACTGCATACAGAAAAGCATCAGCTATTTCTTTGGATATAGAGTTAAACAACCAGGAAAAGACAAGACTATCTAATTCTGCCCAGCGTTCATAGTCAGGTGCATCTGTCTTGGGAGATGTATCACATAAGATGAAATTCAATCTACGTTTTGCACGCAGAGCATGAGTCATAGAATGACTCCAAGGTATGTAGTTAGCATTTCCTGTAAGAACAGTACTTACAAGAACGAGACTAGGATTATCAGTGACAGATAACGATCCAAAAGAATCAACCTGGTTGGAAAAGCTTAATGATCGTATTTTTGACCTAATTTTCTTTTCTGTCAGATCTTGTGCGAGATCTGATTTCAAGCCATCGTGATTCGATTTTGCAGTAGTTGATTTTTGAGGAGAAGTTGATTTTGCTTCAGCCTCATCTTCCGATGAATCAGTTACATCAGTTTCATGACCATCTTCTTGCGTTTGCAGAGCACGAAGGtagtttctatttttcttcGTCATTTGCGAGGAATAATGGTGAAATCAGATCTGTGCTTCcataagctctgataccatcttgTACAAATGAAAAGATCAGATAgaagaaagaaaatagaaattCATCTTATTGAAATATAGTGTGATGATTACAGGTATATATAGACCCTGTATCAGTCATATAAAAAGTGTGAGTTTAGTTTGCCACATCAGCAAACTAAATATCACAATACAATACAAATTTTGTTCTATTTAATCTACACTAGCactagggttgtaaatgagctgagccgctcatgagcggctcagtGTTCAGCTCGAAACAATTCAttattagataattttcttaataaaccaaattcaaagaggattttgggctcgaaacaagctcaaagctcggctcgagctcgtttattttctaatgagctgagctgagctgagcttgagcaagccaaagcttgGCTCAGGCTTGatctcgttaattttatagcgagcagaGCTTGAGCATAGCAAAACTCGGCTGGGTTCGACTCGGCTTGATTACAGCCCTAACTAGCACTAGGCGACAATTCGAGGTGTCAAATACGCGACAATTCAAAGTGTCAAATTTGTTATAAAAGTTCGCTAACAATTTGATTGGTGTAAAATATACACGTACTTAGGACAGAATTGCTCTAgttataacaaaaaataataataagagaaaagtataaaaataaaccttatagTTTTAATGATTAGTAAAAACAGTTTTTGTGGTTTAAATGTTTACAAATTAAGGTtctgtgctttgtgaaatttgcAGTTAAATGAATTTgagtcatttttttttgtcaaaagtcGGACATTGTATTTTGGGTAATTTGCAAAGTCAATCTTTTTAATTCTTCCAAATCGCTTCATTTTGGGGTAAATCGTATGTTTGACGGAATGACTGAGTTTGTAAACTGCACAAAGCACAAAATCTCTATTTGCAAACATTTaaaccacatgatttatttttctactTTACTCTAACAATAACTTTGCAACCTCTCTAATTCGAGCACCTATGTTGCACGGGCACGGAATCAGATATCGTGAaatgttatttttaaaacataatcttcaAACGGAAATGGACACGAACACAAAACGCAAAAAGGTCCCGCTCCCTCGACCTCTAAACACAAGATGCTAGGGCTTAATTAGTTTGTTAAGCTCTATAGCACTAGAAGGCACCTATATTGCACAAACAAGGAACCAGACAACGTGAAACATTATTcttaaaacataaccttcaaaCGGACACGAAACACAAAAAGTTCCACTCCCGCCGCCTCTAACCACAAGATGCTACTGCTTAGTGCAAAAGCAGTCTTTGGCAACGTTTGTTTCCCTTAAGGGTCGGTTTTAAAACCGTTGCCAAAGAAGCGACGCCATTGCCTGACGTTGGTTGTACAATCGACGTCAAAGAGTTTACCTTTGGCAATGGTTTTTAATTAAAACTGTTGTCAAAGAGCGCCAATGGCATcggttttaataaaaaaaccgCTGCCAAAAGTAAGATCTTTGGCAACGATTGATAGTAAAAAGCAAAAAACGATGCCAATGATAATAACATCGGTTTTTATTCTAAAACTGATGCCAAAAGTAAGATCTTAGGCAACGGTTTATAGTAAACACCGATGCCAAAGATAAACAGTTTAAGACAACCGACCCCCAAAGACCTTTGACATcggttttttttatagaaactgTTGCCAATAAGGTATCACCAAAGACCATTTTTTACACTAGTGAAGACACCTATATTGCACAGACAAGGAACCCGACAACGTGAAATGTTATTTTTAAAACCTAACCTAAAAACCAAAACGGATACACGAAACATAGAAAGCTCCTGCTCCCTCCGCCTCTAAACACAAGATGATGCTGCTTGTTCAGTAAAGCTTATAGCACTAGAAGGCATCTATCACAGGCACAGAACCAGACATGTGTGAAAcgtatttttaaaacataaccttcGTACGAAAACAGGCACGGACACGAATCGCAAAAAGGCTACTAAAAGAGGAGTGTCCGTGCTAACATAGAATGACATAAACACAATAACACTATGTGATTCCAATTAGATTTGTGTCCAAATAAGAATGAAAAACTtctcattaataaaactttttctgTACAATTTTTTCTGTCAACTAATGTTGTTGACATGTGATCTTGCTTCTTAGTTACATCCCATGAATAAAAGGGGTTGACTTCAAGGTCTTGCTTATACTAAATCATCTCATTTGATTGATTTTTAGCTGTCAAAGCTTTGAGAAAGTGCTTGCTGAAGATGGTTGAAAGCTTTTTGATAATTGAAGAAACCCATAAACCAGAAATCAAAATCATCAACACTAACTATTTGTATGTACTTCTGTGATGGCTTCTTTACATTTTCACTTTGGTTTGCTGTCTTTATCTTCCTTAATGGGATCACTACCTGCAAAAATTAGAATCTTTAGCTTCAATTCTTAACATTGCTCAAACAAATGAGATTTACTAACCACCAATTAACTTCTTAAACTTTCTTAACGTGATTCActcctgaacttgtttaaagtgacgtGCGCTTTACTGTCATGTAAGACTTGTGGTATAAtcatgtcactttaaacaactttaagAAGCTAATCCATCGTTTTTATCATAAGATTTTTCCCGACAAGTTTCAGGGACTAAGAACTTTTTAGAATATTACCTTGTAATGGATTCTTACGAATTTTCCATCGGAAGAAGACATTTTGATTGATCTCTCACTACAGAAGGCAATCTTTTCAGATGAGATAAAGAGAAGGCCAGCAAGAGGACCAGCTGTTGTTGACAAGTAACATTGGCAAGCTTTCAACAAtatttctccttctctaacacTAAATAACTGCCTGAATACTTTCTTAACTCCTCCTACTTTAATTATTCTTGCACCTAAGCTCAACTTTCCTTTCAGGGTTTCTGTTATTTTGCTCCCCAATCTCACTGCaatcaaacaaattaaaaaagtgATCAAATTCAGCCATCAAACTCaattttttaacaattttagtAAGTGAATCCGATTaattagtgtcaaaggaagggGTCACGGAGAGTCTATTGACATCGTTAAAATTACTGACGGATTTTCCATCGCTAAATGAGTAATTTTTGTTGGAT
The window above is part of the Euphorbia lathyris chromosome 3, ddEupLath1.1, whole genome shotgun sequence genome. Proteins encoded here:
- the LOC136224215 gene encoding F-box/LRR-repeat protein 4, whose product is MMASSICINEALTDDELRAILSMLENDEDKEIFGLVCKRWLHLQSTERRKLAARAGPHMLQKMAARFSRLIELELSQSISRSFYPGVTDSDLAVIAGGFKCLRVLKLQNCKGITDSGMRSIGCNLSSLQSLDVSYCRKLTDKGLSAVTEGCTDLRSLHLTNCRFITDELLKSLSKNCRDLQELGLQGCPNITDNGLTDLVKGCRRIQFLDINKCSNVGDIGISNLSKACSSYLKTLKLLDCYRVGDESITSVAKFCNNLETLIIGGCRDVSDVSMKSLASACKNSLKILRMDWCLNISDSSLNCILNECRSLEALDIGCCEEITDAAFRGLGTAETELKLKVLKVSNCPKITITGIAMLLGKCKALEYLDVRSCPHVTKSGFDEAGLQFPEFCKVNYTGSLNEPDVLV
- the LOC136223449 gene encoding GEM-like protein 4; its protein translation is MKILAQKAQVFGIPITSSAKPVKRMPRLLLGNATQGYVPTPAHQSLTVKQDKLDSVIQRMNKLGKKADKFAHGIREHVRLGSKITETLKGKLSLGARIIKVGGVKKVFRQLFSVREGEILLKACQCYLSTTAGPLAGLLFISSEKIAFCSERSIKMSSSDGKFVRIHYKVVIPLRKIKTANQSENVKKPSQKYIQIVSVDDFDFWFMGFFNYQKAFNHLQQALSQSFDS